The following are encoded together in the Halopiger aswanensis genome:
- the mfnA gene encoding tyrosine decarboxylase MfnA produces the protein MQTEPQAFDRVLSSMCTEPHPVAREAAERFLATNPGDPGTYPTVSALEDEAIAVLGEIAGLDDPSGYIASGGTEANIQAVRIARERADAARPNVVMPESAHFSFRKAADLLGVDLRVVPTDDRYRADLEAVRAAVDDDTAAVIGVAGSTEYGRVDPIPELGEIAQSVGAMLHVDAAWGGFVLPFTDYEWNFSHAPVDTMAIDPHKMGQAAVPAGGLLVRDSALLDELAVDTPYLESTSQATLTGTRSGAGVASAVAAMEELWPSGYRSQYVRSQNNAEWLADALEKRGYDVVDPTLPLVAADVPRSTFDALRAKGWRISRTATDELRIVCMPHVTREMLASFISDLDRLEVRASVPVACDD, from the coding sequence ATGCAGACCGAGCCGCAGGCGTTCGACCGGGTGCTCTCCTCGATGTGTACCGAGCCCCACCCGGTAGCGCGCGAGGCGGCCGAACGGTTTCTCGCGACGAATCCCGGCGACCCCGGCACCTACCCGACCGTCTCGGCGCTCGAGGACGAGGCGATCGCCGTGCTCGGCGAGATCGCCGGCCTCGACGATCCGTCAGGCTACATCGCCAGCGGCGGGACCGAGGCCAACATCCAGGCGGTCCGGATCGCCCGCGAGCGCGCCGACGCGGCGCGCCCGAACGTCGTCATGCCCGAGTCGGCCCACTTCAGCTTCCGGAAGGCCGCGGACCTGCTGGGCGTCGACCTGCGGGTCGTCCCCACCGACGACCGCTACCGGGCCGACCTCGAGGCGGTCCGGGCCGCCGTCGACGACGACACCGCGGCGGTGATCGGCGTCGCGGGCTCGACCGAGTACGGCCGCGTCGACCCGATCCCGGAACTCGGCGAGATCGCCCAGTCGGTTGGCGCGATGCTCCACGTCGACGCCGCTTGGGGCGGCTTCGTCCTCCCCTTCACGGACTACGAGTGGAACTTCTCCCACGCACCCGTGGATACGATGGCGATCGATCCGCACAAGATGGGCCAGGCCGCAGTGCCCGCGGGCGGACTGCTCGTCCGCGACTCCGCGCTGCTGGACGAACTCGCCGTCGACACGCCCTACCTCGAGTCGACCTCGCAGGCGACCCTGACCGGGACTCGGTCGGGCGCCGGCGTCGCGAGCGCCGTCGCCGCGATGGAGGAGTTGTGGCCCAGCGGCTATCGGAGCCAGTACGTCCGCTCACAGAACAACGCCGAGTGGCTCGCCGACGCCTTAGAGAAGCGGGGCTACGACGTCGTCGATCCGACGCTGCCGCTGGTCGCGGCCGACGTGCCGCGATCGACGTTCGACGCCCTCCGCGCGAAGGGGTGGCGGATCTCCCGGACCGCGACGGACGAACTCCGGATCGTCTGTATGCCCCACGTCACCCGCGAGATGCTCGCTTCCTTCATCAGCGATCTGGACCGGCTCGAGGTGCGCGCGAGCGTGCCGGTCGCCTGCGACGACTGA
- a CDS encoding glycosyltransferase: MQFVPSRLLEHGGTACGVAVLFVLGLLQGTEIQTLTLDLLVVSVRFVVLEALSAMAVFTFFVGLTGLLLIREVWQSREPLETVTDGPRLTAIVPVYRDHAVMDVSVESLVESAYENLEIVIVAEPNDEATLERARELAAEYDPVEVLVNGEPGSKAGAINYAVRERDTDRFAVFDADEWIAPEFLPTAMGQLLEGVDVFQGRRVPRPTGPVETVAYCERIVFHASYKMVELCGFTNCRSSSTAFTREALERVGGYDDMLTEDLDFAHACYREGLEVRQARNCTNTMEAPHTLRDLWGQRKRWRVGQIEVLHATLVDLLRGQAGRRGLISVGRMCSSLFGSLVTLVLVSKLLLLLVLDVESAFLVPAAVLIATIGVVAWRDARDDRIDDLGWSLLFAPLLYPAFGVLTLRSLLEYCLSWDGSWYRVEKTGT; the protein is encoded by the coding sequence ATGCAATTCGTCCCGTCGCGGTTGCTCGAGCACGGCGGCACCGCGTGCGGCGTCGCCGTCCTGTTCGTGCTCGGACTCCTCCAGGGAACCGAAATACAAACACTCACGCTCGATCTGCTCGTCGTGAGCGTCAGATTCGTCGTCCTCGAGGCGCTGTCGGCGATGGCCGTCTTTACGTTCTTCGTCGGCCTCACCGGCCTGCTGTTGATCCGCGAGGTCTGGCAGTCCCGCGAGCCCCTCGAGACCGTCACGGACGGCCCGCGGCTGACGGCGATCGTCCCCGTCTATCGCGACCACGCGGTGATGGACGTCAGCGTCGAGAGCCTCGTCGAAAGCGCCTACGAGAACCTCGAGATCGTCATCGTCGCCGAACCGAACGACGAGGCGACCCTCGAACGGGCGCGCGAACTGGCGGCCGAGTACGACCCCGTCGAGGTGCTGGTCAACGGCGAGCCGGGGTCGAAGGCCGGCGCGATCAACTACGCGGTCCGCGAGCGCGATACCGACCGCTTCGCGGTCTTCGACGCCGACGAGTGGATCGCGCCCGAGTTCCTGCCGACGGCGATGGGCCAGTTGCTCGAGGGCGTAGACGTCTTCCAGGGCCGGCGGGTACCGCGGCCGACCGGGCCGGTCGAGACGGTCGCCTACTGCGAGCGGATCGTCTTCCACGCCAGCTACAAGATGGTCGAGTTGTGCGGCTTCACGAACTGCCGCAGTTCCTCGACCGCCTTTACCCGCGAGGCGCTCGAGCGGGTCGGCGGCTACGACGACATGCTCACCGAGGACCTGGACTTCGCCCACGCTTGCTACCGCGAGGGGCTCGAGGTTCGCCAGGCCCGCAACTGCACGAACACGATGGAAGCGCCCCACACGCTGCGGGATCTCTGGGGCCAGCGCAAGCGCTGGCGCGTCGGCCAGATCGAAGTCCTGCACGCGACGCTCGTCGATCTACTGCGCGGGCAGGCCGGCCGGCGCGGGCTCATCTCGGTCGGGCGCATGTGCTCGAGTCTCTTCGGCAGCCTCGTCACGCTCGTGCTCGTCTCGAAGCTCCTCCTGTTGCTCGTGCTGGACGTCGAATCGGCGTTTCTCGTGCCGGCCGCGGTCCTGATCGCGACGATCGGAGTGGTCGCCTGGCGCGACGCCCGCGACGACCGCATCGACGACCTCGGCTGGAGCCTGCTGTTCGCGCCGCTGCTGTACCCCGCGTTCGGCGTCTTGACGCTCAGGTCGCTGCTCGAGTACTGTCTGAGCTGGGACGGTAGCTGGTACCGGGTCGAGAAGACGGGCACGTAA
- a CDS encoding VOC family protein produces MNTANTTALPDGTHLGRTALRASALDNLVEFYRDVVGLSVLRRAETTAVLGVDETPLLVLERDENAPERRRAETGLYHNAFRVPSRAALGDALARIRNRWRLDGAADHLVSEALYLSDPAGNGVEIYRDRPRAEWPTTDDGRVRMATDPLDFAGIEAAATGDASAPSGTDVGHVHLEVSSLEAFEDFYAETLGFDVRADVPGALFVAAGGYHHHVGANTWNGRTDPAEGQGLAWFEVVVPGSERLDAVRERIPDRKTEIAETANGFAVTDPDGVELRFRAAPP; encoded by the coding sequence ATGAACACAGCAAATACGACCGCGCTCCCGGACGGAACGCACCTCGGACGAACCGCGCTTCGCGCCTCGGCTCTCGATAACCTCGTCGAATTCTATCGAGACGTCGTCGGACTCTCCGTCCTGCGGCGCGCCGAGACGACGGCCGTCCTCGGCGTCGACGAAACGCCGCTGCTCGTCCTCGAGCGCGACGAAAACGCACCCGAACGCCGGCGGGCGGAGACGGGTCTCTACCACAACGCGTTCAGGGTGCCATCGCGCGCCGCACTCGGCGACGCGCTGGCGCGGATACGGAATCGCTGGCGGCTCGACGGCGCTGCGGACCACCTGGTGAGCGAAGCGCTCTACCTGTCCGATCCGGCGGGGAACGGCGTCGAGATCTACCGGGACCGGCCGCGAGCGGAGTGGCCGACGACCGACGACGGTCGCGTCCGGATGGCGACCGATCCGCTGGATTTCGCCGGCATCGAAGCCGCCGCGACGGGCGACGCGAGCGCGCCGTCGGGAACCGACGTCGGTCACGTCCACCTCGAGGTGTCCTCGCTCGAGGCGTTCGAGGACTTCTACGCGGAGACGCTCGGATTCGACGTGCGGGCGGACGTCCCCGGCGCGCTGTTCGTGGCGGCCGGCGGCTATCACCATCACGTCGGGGCGAACACGTGGAACGGGCGGACGGACCCGGCCGAGGGACAGGGGCTCGCCTGGTTCGAAGTGGTCGTCCCGGGCTCGGAACGCCTCGACGCGGTTCGAGAGCGAATCCCGGATCGAAAAACGGAGATCGCCGAAACGGCGAACGGATTCGCCGTCACCGACCCGGACGGTGTCGAACTCCGGTTCCGGGCCGCGCCACCGTAG
- the ppsA gene encoding phosphoenolpyruvate synthase: MAVLWLDEINAGDLERVGGKGASLGELTGAGLPVPPGFVVTAGTYRSFIEEAGIDEELFEAVDVDVDDSSALAEAADRAQELILETRFPDDLREEILASYREVGDGEAFVAVRSSATAEDLPDASFAGQQETFLNVTEEDLLDRVRECWASLFTQRAIYYRQEQGFDHSAVNIAVVVQQMVDAEKSGVMFTSHPSTGDRTMIIEAAWGLGEAVVSGAVSPDNYAVTRDDRSIDVTVAEKKVMHVKDEETGETVERPVPDEKQTERVISDEEIDALVDLGERVEDHYDEPQDVEWAIVEGDVYMLQSRPITTIDDSSGDAADPIEDTVDAAKSKGVTDGSGGVQTVDSGSAGSADSTEAGEVVVDGLGSSPGTVSGAARIVTKLDDLDKVKEGDIIVTEMTMPDMVPAMKRASGIITDEGGMTSHAAIVSRELGVPAVVGTTNATSVLEDGQVVTLDGDKGQVLEGKSVEPEEETEPVEEVRPQSPVKPMTATEVKVNVSIPEAAERAAATGADGVGLLRMEHMILSLNQTPAKFIEENGEDAYVQELVQGIRHVADEFYPRPVRTRTLDAPTDEFRQLEGGEDEPKEHNPMLGYRGIRRSLDRPDVFAHELEAFRRLYEMGYDNVEMMFPLVNDAEDVYRVKQLMQEAGIDPDKRKWGVMIETPASALAVEEMAQTGIDFASFGTNDLTQYTLAVDRNNENVADRFDELHPSVLRLIGDVIETCREHDVATSICGQAGSKPEMVQFLVNEGVSSISANIDAVRDVQHEVKRVEQKLLLESVR; this comes from the coding sequence ATGGCTGTACTCTGGCTGGACGAGATCAACGCCGGCGATCTCGAGCGGGTCGGCGGCAAAGGTGCTTCTCTCGGGGAACTCACGGGTGCGGGGCTCCCCGTCCCGCCGGGCTTCGTCGTCACGGCGGGGACCTACCGCTCGTTCATCGAGGAAGCGGGCATCGACGAGGAACTGTTCGAGGCCGTCGACGTCGACGTCGACGACTCGAGCGCCCTCGCCGAGGCCGCCGACCGCGCCCAGGAACTCATCCTCGAGACGCGGTTCCCCGACGACCTCCGCGAGGAGATTCTCGCCTCGTATCGGGAGGTCGGCGACGGGGAGGCGTTCGTCGCCGTCCGCTCGTCGGCGACCGCCGAAGACCTGCCCGACGCCTCCTTCGCGGGGCAGCAGGAGACCTTCCTCAACGTCACCGAGGAAGACCTGCTCGACCGCGTCCGGGAGTGTTGGGCCTCCCTCTTCACGCAGCGGGCGATCTACTACCGTCAGGAGCAGGGGTTCGACCACTCCGCCGTGAACATCGCCGTGGTCGTCCAGCAGATGGTCGACGCCGAGAAGTCGGGCGTCATGTTCACCAGCCACCCCTCGACGGGCGATCGGACGATGATCATCGAGGCCGCGTGGGGGCTGGGCGAAGCGGTCGTCTCCGGCGCCGTCTCGCCGGACAACTACGCCGTGACGCGCGACGATCGCTCGATCGACGTCACCGTCGCCGAGAAGAAGGTAATGCACGTCAAGGACGAGGAGACCGGCGAGACCGTCGAACGGCCGGTCCCCGACGAGAAACAGACCGAACGCGTCATCAGCGACGAGGAAATCGATGCGCTCGTCGATCTCGGCGAGCGCGTCGAGGACCACTACGACGAACCCCAGGACGTCGAGTGGGCGATCGTCGAGGGGGACGTCTACATGCTTCAGTCGCGGCCGATCACCACGATCGACGACAGCAGCGGCGACGCGGCGGATCCGATCGAGGACACCGTCGACGCCGCAAAATCGAAGGGCGTCACCGACGGCAGCGGCGGCGTCCAGACGGTCGATTCCGGCAGCGCCGGGAGCGCCGACAGTACAGAGGCCGGCGAGGTCGTCGTCGACGGCCTCGGCTCGAGTCCGGGCACCGTCAGCGGCGCCGCGCGGATCGTAACGAAACTCGACGACCTGGACAAGGTCAAGGAGGGCGACATCATCGTCACCGAGATGACGATGCCCGACATGGTGCCGGCGATGAAACGCGCCTCGGGGATCATCACCGACGAGGGCGGCATGACCAGCCACGCCGCCATCGTCTCGCGCGAACTCGGCGTTCCCGCCGTCGTCGGCACGACGAACGCCACCTCGGTCTTAGAGGACGGCCAGGTCGTCACGCTCGACGGCGACAAGGGGCAGGTCCTCGAGGGGAAGAGCGTCGAACCCGAGGAGGAGACAGAACCCGTCGAGGAGGTCCGTCCGCAGTCGCCGGTCAAGCCGATGACCGCGACCGAGGTGAAGGTCAACGTCTCCATCCCCGAAGCCGCGGAGCGCGCGGCCGCGACCGGCGCCGACGGCGTCGGCCTGCTGCGGATGGAGCACATGATCCTCTCGCTGAACCAGACGCCGGCGAAGTTCATCGAGGAGAACGGCGAGGACGCCTACGTGCAGGAACTCGTCCAGGGCATCCGCCACGTTGCCGACGAGTTCTACCCCCGTCCCGTCCGGACCCGAACCCTGGACGCCCCGACCGACGAGTTCCGCCAACTCGAGGGCGGCGAGGACGAGCCGAAGGAGCACAATCCGATGCTGGGCTACCGCGGCATCCGCCGGTCGCTCGACCGACCGGACGTCTTCGCCCACGAACTCGAGGCGTTCCGCCGGCTCTACGAGATGGGCTACGACAACGTCGAGATGATGTTCCCGCTGGTCAACGACGCGGAGGACGTCTACCGGGTCAAGCAACTGATGCAGGAGGCCGGCATCGATCCGGACAAGCGCAAGTGGGGCGTAATGATCGAGACGCCCGCCTCCGCGCTGGCCGTCGAGGAGATGGCTCAGACGGGGATCGATTTCGCCTCGTTCGGGACGAACGACCTCACGCAGTACACGCTCGCGGTCGACCGCAACAACGAGAACGTGGCCGACCGGTTCGACGAACTCCACCCCTCCGTGCTGCGGCTGATCGGCGACGTGATCGAGACCTGCCGCGAGCACGACGTCGCCACGAGCATCTGCGGCCAGGCCGGGTCGAAGCCCGAAATGGTCCAGTTCCTCGTCAACGAGGGCGTCAGCTCCATCTCGGCGAACATCGACGCCGTCCGCGACGTCCAGCACGAAGTAAAGCGGGTCGAGCAGAAACTGCTGCTCGAGTCGGTGCGCTGA
- a CDS encoding PhzF family phenazine biosynthesis protein — protein METTRIVQVDAFTDEPLSGNPAGVVPDADGLTDEQMQSIAAEMAVSETAFLRSSDDPEADRRVRYFTPTQEVDLCGHATIGSFAHLHDEGLEPGTTTLETNVGVLEIEVDADGTVWMTQDDPQIREVDVGYDRVADALGVSQAALEGASDDIPLAVSSTGLPFLIVPITYLSDLGDADPDMHAVEELAESVDATGVYLFTFDALGRDSTLHGRMFAPGAGVPEDPVTGTASGAVAAYLDRFGAFDDDFPEELRLEQGHYVDRPGLVRVRLEDGVRVGGRGVTALDGTITVPDIEEDDILEA, from the coding sequence ATGGAGACGACGCGAATCGTGCAGGTCGACGCCTTCACCGACGAACCGCTTTCCGGCAACCCCGCCGGCGTCGTGCCGGACGCGGACGGGCTCACCGACGAACAGATGCAGTCGATCGCCGCCGAGATGGCCGTCAGCGAGACGGCCTTCCTGCGCTCGAGCGACGACCCCGAGGCCGACCGTCGCGTGCGCTACTTCACCCCCACGCAGGAGGTCGACCTCTGCGGCCACGCGACCATCGGCTCTTTCGCCCACCTCCACGACGAAGGCCTCGAGCCGGGGACGACGACCCTCGAGACCAACGTCGGCGTCCTCGAGATCGAGGTCGACGCGGACGGCACGGTCTGGATGACCCAAGACGACCCGCAGATCCGCGAGGTCGACGTCGGGTACGACCGGGTCGCCGACGCGCTGGGAGTCAGTCAGGCGGCGCTCGAGGGGGCTAGCGACGATATCCCGCTGGCAGTCTCTTCGACCGGTCTCCCCTTCCTCATCGTCCCGATCACCTACCTCTCGGATCTCGGTGACGCCGACCCGGACATGCACGCGGTCGAGGAACTCGCCGAGTCGGTCGACGCGACCGGCGTCTATCTCTTTACGTTCGACGCGCTCGGCCGCGACTCGACGCTACACGGGCGGATGTTCGCGCCCGGCGCGGGCGTCCCCGAGGATCCGGTTACGGGAACCGCGAGCGGTGCGGTCGCCGCCTACCTCGACCGCTTCGGCGCGTTCGACGACGACTTCCCCGAGGAACTGCGCCTCGAGCAGGGCCACTACGTCGATCGGCCGGGGCTGGTCCGGGTCCGCCTCGAGGACGGCGTTCGCGTCGGCGGCCGCGGCGTGACCGCGCTGGACGGAACGATTACCGTTCCCGACATCGAGGAAGACGACATCCTCGAGGCCTGA
- the thiC gene encoding phosphomethylpyrimidine synthase ThiC has translation MANTQIGAARNGTITEEMERVAERENREPEFVREQVAEGQAVIPANRNHDALDAMIIGREFATKVNANIGNSETTSDLETELEKLHTAVHYGADTVMDLGTGSDLDEIRETHIEHSPVPIGTVPLYEAVKQAGSPEEITTDLLLEIIEKQAEQGVDYMTIHAGILAEHLPLTDGRKTGIVSRGGSIMASWMEEHAEQNPLFQIYDEICEVFAEHDVTFSLGDSLRPGCLADACDEAQYAELDTLGELTRRAWEHDVQVMVEGPGHVPMHKVAENVERQQEVCDGAPFYVLGPLVTDIAPGYDHITSAIGAAMAAQAGAAMLCYVTPKEHLGLPEEEDVRDGLAAYRIAAHAGDVGNERPGARDWDDALSEARYDFDWREQFRRALDPDRARDYHDQTLPEDNYKEARFCSMCGAEFCSMRIDQDARKAGEMDELDTETDLEASPAAEVNLPPVGTHDSGGPSLEDGSESAAETPSDD, from the coding sequence ATGGCGAACACCCAAATCGGCGCCGCCCGCAACGGCACGATCACCGAGGAGATGGAGCGCGTCGCCGAGCGCGAGAACCGCGAGCCCGAATTCGTTCGCGAGCAGGTCGCCGAGGGGCAGGCCGTGATCCCGGCCAATCGGAACCACGACGCCCTCGATGCGATGATCATCGGCCGCGAGTTCGCGACCAAGGTCAACGCCAACATCGGCAACAGCGAGACCACGAGCGACCTCGAGACGGAACTCGAGAAGCTCCACACCGCGGTTCACTACGGCGCGGATACGGTGATGGACCTCGGGACGGGCAGCGACTTAGACGAGATTCGCGAGACGCACATCGAGCACTCGCCGGTCCCGATCGGGACGGTCCCGCTGTACGAGGCGGTCAAGCAGGCGGGGAGTCCCGAGGAGATCACCACGGACCTGCTGCTCGAGATTATCGAGAAGCAGGCCGAGCAGGGCGTCGACTACATGACGATCCACGCCGGCATCCTCGCCGAGCACCTGCCGCTGACCGACGGGCGGAAGACGGGCATCGTCTCCCGTGGCGGGTCGATCATGGCCTCGTGGATGGAAGAACACGCCGAGCAGAACCCGCTGTTCCAGATCTACGACGAAATCTGCGAGGTCTTCGCCGAGCACGACGTCACCTTCAGCCTCGGGGACAGCCTCCGACCGGGCTGTCTGGCCGACGCCTGCGACGAGGCGCAGTACGCCGAACTCGACACGCTGGGCGAGTTGACGCGCCGCGCGTGGGAGCACGACGTCCAGGTGATGGTCGAAGGGCCGGGTCACGTCCCGATGCACAAGGTCGCCGAAAACGTCGAGCGCCAGCAGGAGGTCTGTGACGGCGCGCCGTTCTACGTGCTCGGGCCGCTCGTGACGGACATCGCGCCCGGCTACGACCACATCACCAGCGCCATCGGCGCCGCGATGGCCGCCCAAGCCGGTGCGGCGATGCTCTGTTACGTCACGCCGAAGGAGCACCTCGGGCTCCCCGAGGAGGAAGACGTCCGCGACGGGCTCGCGGCCTACCGGATCGCCGCCCACGCGGGCGACGTCGGGAACGAACGGCCCGGCGCCCGCGACTGGGACGACGCCCTCTCGGAGGCGCGCTACGACTTCGACTGGCGCGAGCAGTTCCGCCGCGCGCTCGATCCCGACCGCGCTCGAGACTACCACGACCAGACCCTCCCGGAGGACAACTACAAGGAGGCCCGATTCTGCTCGATGTGCGGCGCCGAGTTCTGCTCGATGCGGATCGATCAGGATGCGCGGAAAGCCGGCGAGATGGACGAACTGGACACGGAGACGGACCTCGAAGCCTCGCCGGCCGCCGAGGTGAACCTGCCGCCGGTCGGCACCCACGACTCCGGAGGGCCGTCGCTCGAGGACGGTTCCGAGTCCGCCGCGGAGACGCCGAGCGACGACTGA
- a CDS encoding chymotrypsin family serine protease — protein MPSTQDYEYLLECENVIGVDYDDEANRVTVFVSRKRPKDCLAEKDDVEKRIADAGDDVDVEVVDSGYDEEREGFDALSVLEPVPEAAPGRTDRHRPVPAGVSEINANSTAGTGGPYPARVEDPDVASDDDGAVWRDDVAAGDLVRLSNNHVYARSNAADLGEAVLQPSPEDGGDGDDRVGDLVGYVPVEDGVRVDVAARSADPERESATYYELEDAWPTGVRRENYADLRGETVTKTGRTTGVSSAPIEATGASVRVDFGEQGVVTLREQLVAGPMSEPGDSGSPVFLEDGTLVGLLFAGSARQTICNRIANVEAELGVEILTAEPGSGSDGTGDEGDREGPNEDEDGVPVSVTTLDRTVSVDLETPELTLEALHFDGELRPGATVDATATVAGAPGEYWLEIAEERTTVPIGADEDRAATTLPVSVPDDATESVTIRVRGGPIATLE, from the coding sequence ATGCCCTCCACGCAGGACTACGAGTACCTCCTCGAGTGCGAGAACGTGATCGGCGTCGACTACGACGACGAGGCCAACCGCGTCACGGTGTTCGTCTCTCGGAAACGGCCGAAGGACTGCCTGGCCGAGAAGGACGACGTCGAGAAGCGCATCGCGGACGCCGGCGACGACGTGGACGTCGAGGTCGTCGACTCCGGCTACGACGAGGAACGCGAGGGGTTCGACGCCCTCTCGGTCCTCGAGCCGGTCCCCGAAGCCGCCCCCGGGCGGACCGACCGCCACCGGCCCGTCCCCGCCGGCGTCAGCGAGATCAACGCGAACTCGACGGCCGGCACCGGCGGGCCGTATCCGGCGCGGGTCGAGGACCCAGATGTAGCCTCCGACGACGACGGTGCGGTCTGGCGCGACGACGTCGCGGCCGGCGACCTCGTTCGGCTCTCGAACAATCACGTCTACGCCCGCTCGAACGCGGCCGACCTCGGCGAGGCCGTTCTCCAGCCGTCGCCGGAGGACGGCGGCGACGGCGACGATCGGGTCGGCGATCTCGTCGGCTACGTCCCCGTCGAGGACGGCGTCCGCGTCGACGTCGCGGCCCGCTCGGCCGATCCCGAGCGAGAGTCGGCGACCTACTACGAACTCGAGGACGCGTGGCCGACCGGCGTCCGCCGCGAGAACTACGCCGACCTCCGCGGCGAGACGGTAACGAAGACCGGTCGCACGACGGGCGTCTCGAGCGCCCCGATCGAGGCGACCGGTGCGAGCGTCCGCGTCGATTTCGGCGAGCAGGGCGTCGTGACGCTCCGCGAGCAACTCGTCGCCGGCCCGATGTCCGAACCCGGCGACAGCGGCTCGCCGGTCTTCCTCGAGGACGGCACCCTCGTCGGCCTCCTCTTTGCTGGGTCGGCCCGACAGACGATCTGTAACCGGATCGCGAACGTCGAGGCGGAACTGGGCGTCGAGATTTTGACCGCGGAGCCGGGATCGGGGTCGGACGGAACCGGTGACGAGGGCGACCGGGAGGGTCCGAACGAGGACGAAGACGGCGTCCCCGTCTCCGTGACGACGCTGGACCGCACCGTCTCGGTCGACCTCGAGACCCCCGAGCTGACGCTCGAGGCCCTCCACTTCGACGGCGAATTACGGCCGGGCGCGACCGTCGACGCTACCGCGACGGTCGCCGGCGCGCCGGGCGAGTACTGGCTCGAGATCGCCGAGGAACGGACGACGGTACCGATCGGCGCGGACGAGGATCGCGCGGCGACGACGCTGCCGGTTTCGGTTCCCGACGACGCGACCGAGTCGGTGACGATCCGGGTTCGCGGCGGACCGATCGCGACGCTCGAGTAG
- a CDS encoding phosphoribosyltransferase gives MSDLPDDFDCTITNWEYIYSLCRDVSDDVRRDEFEPDVIVALARGGWFAGRCLCDFLGLDDLTSLKMEHYVGTAQKSGEPTVRYPMPEGSVEDKDVLIIDDIADTGGSIKRAYEYVDDRGAGEVRTATLQLLQTSEFEPDYVGEQLEDWTWIVYPWNFIEDMIDLISGVMDQADQESFTQEDIRHYLAEFHGVDRIEMEIAQPNRIPEVLSEMERRDVIEGSGPGEWKLAE, from the coding sequence ATGTCCGACTTACCGGACGATTTCGACTGTACGATCACGAACTGGGAGTACATTTACAGCCTCTGTCGCGACGTCAGCGACGACGTCCGGCGCGACGAGTTCGAACCGGACGTCATCGTCGCGCTGGCCCGGGGCGGCTGGTTCGCCGGCCGATGTCTCTGCGACTTCCTCGGACTGGACGACCTGACGAGCCTGAAGATGGAACACTACGTCGGCACCGCCCAGAAATCTGGCGAGCCCACGGTTCGGTACCCGATGCCAGAGGGCAGCGTCGAGGACAAGGACGTCCTCATCATCGACGACATCGCCGACACCGGCGGCTCGATCAAGCGCGCCTACGAGTACGTCGACGACCGCGGCGCCGGCGAGGTCCGCACCGCGACCCTGCAGTTGCTCCAGACCAGCGAGTTCGAACCCGACTACGTCGGCGAGCAACTCGAGGACTGGACCTGGATCGTCTACCCCTGGAACTTCATCGAGGACATGATCGACCTTATCTCGGGCGTTATGGACCAGGCCGACCAGGAGTCGTTCACGCAGGAGGACATCCGACACTACCTCGCGGAGTTCCACGGCGTCGACCGCATCGAGATGGAAATCGCCCAGCCGAATCGGATTCCGGAGGTGCTCTCGGAGATGGAGCGCCGCGATGTCATCGAGGGGAGCGGCCCCGGCGAGTGGAAACTGGCCGAGTGA